One Streptomyces formicae genomic window, GGCAAGATCCTCAAGCGGGAGCTGCGGGACCGCTTCGGCGGACGGTAGCCCGGCACGGCCGGGCCCCGGAGCGTCCGGCACGGTCAGGCCGTCGCGTGGCGTCGGTCCTCGCCCCCGGAGGAGTTGGCGCGGTCTGCTTCGTCGCGGGCGAGCAGGGAGAGCAGGGAGGCCACGGCCAGGCCGGATTCGGCCGGGTGGCGCAGCACCTTGCTGGGATCGATCTCGTACGCGTTGCCGCGCCCCTCCTTGGTGTGGGAGAGATATCCGTCCTGTTCCAGGTCGGCGATGATCTTCTGAACAGCGCGGTCGGTGAGCCGGCAGTGCGCGGCGATGTCGCGGATGCGGGCGGTGTGGTCGTCGGCGATGGCCGCCAGTACGCGTGCGTGGTTGGTGAGGAACGTCCATCCGGTGTGTGGCTCGGGTACTCCATCCATGCGCCAACTGTAGGACGTGCTATGCGCGTTTTCAAAAACACGTACTCGATTTCAGGTATCAGTTGACGTGTGTGCGGAACTGCGTGCAGCCTAAGAACGGCGGATGGCAACGACGAGAGGGAGATGCCATGCCGGACCTCGCACACTCGCAGCAGCAGCCCCTCCCTCGGGAGGGTGCCGGACACGACAAGGGCAGTCGCCCCGCAGTGCCTCTGCCCGGCCCGCCGGTCCCGCGTGCGCCAGGCACGGGCAGGCGCGTCATGATCGTGCGAGGGGATCTCGACCTGGACGCCGCCCAACGGCTCAGGCCCGACCTGTGCGTTGCTCTCAATCACGCCGCCGAAGGCATCGACCTGGACCTGCGGGACGTGGACTTCTGCGACTGCTCCGGTCTCAACGTCCTGCTCGGACTGCGGCGGCAAGCCGTGAAGGCGGGCAAGACGGTCACCATCCGCGCCTGTAGCCCGACGATGGAGCGGGTGCTCGAACTGACCGGGACGCGCGGCCTGTTCATGCCGCTGGACGAAGCCGAGGACGGGGACGAGGGCGGGGACGAGGGCCGTGAGCGGGGAGTGACCGTGGCGCACCCGGTGGTCCACGAGACGGCCCGCCCGGAATCGGATCAGGAATCCGATCAGGATCTGCACGTCGTGGTGGCCCAGTTGCGCAGGGCGATGATGACCCGGCCGACCATCGACCTGGCCCGCGGCATCCTGATGTCCTCCTTCAGCCTGAGCCCGGAGGCGGCCTGGGAGGTCCTGGTCACCGCATCGCAGAACACGAACACCAAGCTGTACGTGCTGGCCGAGGACGTGGTGGGCACCGTGCGGGGCGGTGCCCTGCACGAGTCCGTACGCAAGCAGCTGGAGGCCGCGGTCGCGAAGGTGACCACGGTGTACGCGGGAGCGGAGGCGAGTGCGGTACCCGATCTGGCCGTCGTCGCGGCCGACGCCTGCCCGTCGTCGGACGGCGTGCTCTGACGGGCCGTGCCCCGACCCCGCGGCCCGTGGCGCGGGGTCAGGACCGTCTCAGTCCCGCAGGTCCACGATCCGCTTGAACTTGCCCACCGACCGCTCCAGCGTCTCCGGATCGACGATCTCGACGCCCACCGAGACGCCGACGCCGTCCTTCACCGCCGCCGCGATCTCCCGGGCGGCCGCGTCGCGCCGCTCGGGCGGGGTGTCCGCGCGCGCCTCGGCCCGCACCGTCAGGGCGTCCATGCGTCCCTCGCGGGTCAGGCGCAACTGGAAGTGCGGGGCGATGCCCGCCGTACGCAGGACGATCTCCTCGATCTGGGTGGGGAAGAGGTTGACGCCCCGCAGGATCACCATGTCGTCGCTGCGGCCCGTCACCTTCTCCATCCGGCGGAAGATCCGTGCCGTACCGGGGAGCAGACGCGTCAAGTCCCGTGTCCGGTAGCGGACCACGGGCATGGCCTCCTTGGTGAGCGAGGTGAACACCAGCTCGCCGAGTTCGCCGTCCGGCAGCGCCTCGCCCGTGATCGGGTCGATGATCTCGGGGTAGAAGTGGTCCTCCCAGATGTGCAGCCCGTCCTTGGTCTCCACGCACTCCTGGGCGACGCCGGGGCCGATCACCTCGGAGAGCCCGTAGATGTCCACCGCGTCGATCGCGAACCGCTCCTCGATCTCGCGGCGCATCTCCTCCGTCCACGGCTCGGCACCGAAGATGCCGACGCGCAGCGAGGTCGTCCGGGGATCGACGCCCTGTCGCTCGAACTCCTCCAGGAGCGTGAGCATGTACGAAGGGGTCACCATGATGATCTCGGGGCGGAAGTCCTGGATCAGCCGGACCTGGCGCGCGGTCATGCCGCCGGAGGCGGGGATCACCGTGCAGCCGAGCCGCTCGGCTCCGTAGTGCGCGCCGAGACCGCCGGTGAACAGGCCGTATCCGTACGCGACATGGACCTTGTCACCGGGGCGGCCGCCCGCGGCGCGGATGGAGCGCGCGACCACGTCGGCCCACATGGACAGATCCTGCTCGGTGTACCCGACGACCGTGGGCAGCCCCGTCGTACCGCTGGAGGCGTGCAGACGGCGCACCTCGGACTGCTCGACCGCGAACATCCCGAAGGGGTAGTTGGCCCGCAGGTCGTCCTTGCTGGTGAAGGGGAACCGCGCCAGGTCGGCCAGGGAACGGCAGTCGTCGGGACGCAGGCCCGCCTTGTCGAACGCGGCCCGGTAGAACGGGACGTTCTCGTACGCGTGCAGCAGGGTGTCCTGGAGGCGTTCGAGCTGCAGGGCCGCGAGTGCGTCGGGGCCGAGCCGCTCCGTCGCGTCGAGGAGTAGCGGCAAACGCGTCATAGGGAATGCTCCCGTCCTGAACGGGCGACCGATCATTCGGTCGTCGATCTTCTGTGAGGCTCAGTAATCCAGGCCGACAGGTGGTCGTCAAGAGATCGGGCAAGACCGCGTCGAGCTGGGGCGTTACGTTCCAGGAGCATTGCCCGGGTGCGACACGGGATGTGATGATCTTCTTCATGCCGACCTTCAGCGCGTTCGACGGAACCGAGCTTGCTTACCACGAGAAGGGGGAGGGCGAGCCCCTGATCTGTCTGCCGGGCGGGCCGATGCGGGCCTCCGCCTACCTCGGCGATCTCGGCGGACTCACCGCGTACCGGAAGCTGATCCTGCTCGATCTGCGCGGCACCGGCGGTTCGGCGCTCCCGAAGGATCCGGCCTCCTACCGCTGCGACCGGATCGTCGACGACGTCGAGGCGCTCCGCGAGCACCTCGGGCTCGACCGGATCGACCTCCTCGCGCACTCGGCGGGCGGCAACGTGGCCACCCTGTACGCGGCCCGCCACCCCAAGCGGGTCCGGGCCCTCGCGCTGATCACGGCCGCCAGCCAGGCGGTCGGCCTCACCGTGACCGTCAAGGACCACCTGGACGCCGTGGCGGTGCACCAGGGCGAGCCCTGGTATCCGGCGGCCGTGGCCGCGCTGAAGGAGATCGAGGCCGGGGGCAGCCCCGCGAACGCGAGCGAGGCGCTGGCGCCGCTGGCGTACGGCCGCTGGGACGAGGCGGCCCGTGCGCACCAGGCGGCCAGCGCGTCGGAGAAGAACGCGGAAGCCGCCGCTGCCTTCTACGGAGACGGCGCCTTCGACCCGCCTGCGACCCGCGCCGCCCTGGCGGAGCTGGCCGCGCCGGTGCTCGTCCTCGCGGGGGAGTACGACGGGGGCCCGAACCCCGCGCACGCCGAGGAGCTCGCCGGGCTCTTCCCCGGCGGCGTGCGTCAAGTGCAGCCGCGCGCCGGGCACTTCCCGTGGCTCGACGACCCCGAGTGGTTCGTGCGGCGGGTGGCGGGCTTCCTCGCCCAGGACTAGCCGTTCCCGGCCGGTGCGGACGCGTTGGTGCTCGTACGATGGGGCGCCGACCGGAAACGATCGCCTGAGGGGATCCCCCGTGCAGCTCACCTCGACCGTGTCCCGCTGTCTGACCGCCGGCGCCCTGGCGGCCGCCCTGCTCGCCGGAGGCGGCGCGGCCGTCGCGGCGCCCGCGCGGCCGTCCGGGCCCGCACCCGCGCCCGTCGCCATGGCGTCGCACGGCCCGTACGCCCGCCTGCATGCGCTCGCCGACCTGTCCGCGCAGCGGCTTGCCACCGCCGACCTCGTCGCGGCCGCGAAGTACGGCACGGACAGCCCCATCGACGACCCGGCCCGCGAGAAGCAGGTCCTGGACGCGGTGGCCGCGCAGGCGCGGGAGATCGGCGCCGACCCCGAGGCGACCGTGCGGATCTTCCGCGACCAGATCGAGGCGAACAAGGTCGTCCAGCGGGGCCTCTTCCGGCGCTGGGACGCCGATCCGTCCCAAGCGCCGACCGAGCGGCCCGACCTCGCGGAGGTCCGCAAGGAGATCAACCGGATCAACGGCGAGCTGGTACGGGGCATCGCCGCGTCGCCGGACGCGCGGACGGCGCCGTATTGCGGGGGAGTGCTCACCGCCGCGGCGGTCCACGTCAGGCACGAGAACCGGCTCGACGCCCTGCACGCGGCGGCGCTCGGGCGGGCGCTGGGGTCGGTCTGCGCGTCCCGGCCCCAGCCTCAGGTATAGCCCTAGACCTGGCCCTCGGCCGCCACCGCCTTCGCCCACCGGTAGTCCGCCTTGCCGCTGGGCGAGCGCTGTATGTGGTCGGTGAAGACCACCGCGCGGGGGATCTTGTACCCGGCGAGCAGGGTGCGGCAGTGGGTCTGGACCG contains:
- a CDS encoding ANTAR domain-containing protein, whose product is MIVRGDLDLDAAQRLRPDLCVALNHAAEGIDLDLRDVDFCDCSGLNVLLGLRRQAVKAGKTVTIRACSPTMERVLELTGTRGLFMPLDEAEDGDEGGDEGRERGVTVAHPVVHETARPESDQESDQDLHVVVAQLRRAMMTRPTIDLARGILMSSFSLSPEAAWEVLVTASQNTNTKLYVLAEDVVGTVRGGALHESVRKQLEAAVAKVTTVYAGAEASAVPDLAVVAADACPSSDGVL
- a CDS encoding chorismate mutase — protein: MQLTSTVSRCLTAGALAAALLAGGGAAVAAPARPSGPAPAPVAMASHGPYARLHALADLSAQRLATADLVAAAKYGTDSPIDDPAREKQVLDAVAAQAREIGADPEATVRIFRDQIEANKVVQRGLFRRWDADPSQAPTERPDLAEVRKEINRINGELVRGIAASPDARTAPYCGGVLTAAAVHVRHENRLDALHAAALGRALGSVCASRPQPQV
- a CDS encoding helix-turn-helix transcriptional regulator, with the translated sequence MDGVPEPHTGWTFLTNHARVLAAIADDHTARIRDIAAHCRLTDRAVQKIIADLEQDGYLSHTKEGRGNAYEIDPSKVLRHPAESGLAVASLLSLLARDEADRANSSGGEDRRHATA
- a CDS encoding alpha/beta fold hydrolase encodes the protein MPTFSAFDGTELAYHEKGEGEPLICLPGGPMRASAYLGDLGGLTAYRKLILLDLRGTGGSALPKDPASYRCDRIVDDVEALREHLGLDRIDLLAHSAGGNVATLYAARHPKRVRALALITAASQAVGLTVTVKDHLDAVAVHQGEPWYPAAVAALKEIEAGGSPANASEALAPLAYGRWDEAARAHQAASASEKNAEAAAAFYGDGAFDPPATRAALAELAAPVLVLAGEYDGGPNPAHAEELAGLFPGGVRQVQPRAGHFPWLDDPEWFVRRVAGFLAQD
- the paaK gene encoding phenylacetate--CoA ligase PaaK, with amino-acid sequence MTRLPLLLDATERLGPDALAALQLERLQDTLLHAYENVPFYRAAFDKAGLRPDDCRSLADLARFPFTSKDDLRANYPFGMFAVEQSEVRRLHASSGTTGLPTVVGYTEQDLSMWADVVARSIRAAGGRPGDKVHVAYGYGLFTGGLGAHYGAERLGCTVIPASGGMTARQVRLIQDFRPEIIMVTPSYMLTLLEEFERQGVDPRTTSLRVGIFGAEPWTEEMRREIEERFAIDAVDIYGLSEVIGPGVAQECVETKDGLHIWEDHFYPEIIDPITGEALPDGELGELVFTSLTKEAMPVVRYRTRDLTRLLPGTARIFRRMEKVTGRSDDMVILRGVNLFPTQIEEIVLRTAGIAPHFQLRLTREGRMDALTVRAEARADTPPERRDAAAREIAAAVKDGVGVSVGVEIVDPETLERSVGKFKRIVDLRD